The Mus pahari chromosome 5, PAHARI_EIJ_v1.1, whole genome shotgun sequence genomic sequence agggaggggagggagggagggaaggaaggaggaagggaaaaaactacaagaaatatttcagaaatcttaaagttatataaaaagtattttcataGATATTAAGACATTATTAATTACTTGTAAGATTAACAAAAAGTTTCAAAATAACAACTGTAACTCCaagtgtgtgcatccatgtgtgcatgcatgtgtgtgtatgtgtgttcagaGAGAAACGATTAGGAGGCCATTCTTTCCTCTCACTGTGTTAGTCCagggaatttaactcaggtcattaggcttcgTGGCAacacatttacccactgagccataggGCTGGCctctcaaaatatatttctttcatatttagtGTTCTTCTTAGTGAaacataaattttctttctttggtcatAAAGTAATTCCTTATTGTACAAAAGAAACTACAGGAAACTAGCAAAGAACAAGATACCCTAATACCTTAATATTTATATCCATTCCTACTATTTAAAATAAggttgttaatatttaaaattatgaggCAAAATTAGCACtggataaaatattcattttggaaaatattgaaaGGGAATCTATTTTCCattacaattattttgttttcctcagtaactacattatttttcttaatcataaaataaagtcactgtttttgaaatttttttaatttcatgtgtatggCTGTTCTGCCAGCATGTATTTCAGTGTATTACATGCACAAAATGCACATGAAGTTCAGAAGACGACAATGGACCTCCTAGAACTAAAGTTTGTAAGTATTTATACTCCCACTCTGGCATATGCAGTCCTATGGATTTGAAttcagggctctgtgcatgctaggcaagcattctaccaattgAACTACATCCCTAGCTCTGAAACAGCTTTAACCAGAGAAGAAAAACCCTCACAGGAAAATACACAGAGCTATGCAGCATTGGTCCAGCAGTGTGAGCACTGTGCCCAGACACAGTGTTACTTGAATGTAGGTGATACTGTGCTCAGAAGTCACATTGTCAGATTCCCCACAGCTTGTTCTTTTTATCTCCTTAATACATAGGTCCATCTATCTCAGTCCTAATGATTAGAGAATGGGGAGGATCTGAGAAAAATCCTTTAAGCTaacattctcatttattttaaaacatacaactTATGGTATCTGAAGACTAAATCAGCTTACtaataattgaaaaatatatgacaaaataGTTCAAACTCCATTTTAATAAATGACAGAATTCATattgcaaagaaaaataagacaatccCTACTTACTATTGTAACCTTGATGAAAAAAGATTGTTTGAAACATTATTTAATACACGGAAATAAGAAGGCAATCTCTGAATTCATATGTGAATGTCTTAACAACAGCTTGTGGGATATCTTTAATCGCAAATAACTGTTCCTGGGAACCACATCTTCAGATATTGTGGATATTTATGTAACTAAATACATCAAAGTCCAATCCAAAATCTAGGTTTGAAACACCTGTGAACAGGAAAAGACGCTATCTGAGAAAAGCCTCATTCTGACTGGATTAATTCTCTTTCAGCTAGAATTTTTTAGAGTCTTGTGTTAATAACTATGGTAGCAGAAAGGTTAGTCAAACAACAGCTTAAACATCCTGAATACTCTGTATGAAGAAGCCATGCTAAAAACAGTCTATAGTCCTCACATTTTGTAACTGAAGGAACCGGTATCGGATTTTGTCAGTGAGAAAACTGAGGTCTTGACACATTCAGTATCTATCCAAGACCATAGGGCTGCATACATTAATGGGCATACTTTAGTGGGAGCCGAAGCCCTTCATTACTTTATAGCTATAGATATAGAATACAGCATGATTTCTGACTCTCACTAACAACCAAACCAGTAAAGTACTACAAAATACAATACCATGATAGAAGACATGTGCTACCCATTCTTAAAACTTTAAGAGCAGTCTCTAATTACCATCTTATGTaaacacatattaaaatgtaCGAAAAGGAAGTAAATTGCCCAGAGTCTAGAATGTTCTTCACTCGGTTTCTTTCACACTATgataaagttgtgtgtgtgtgtgtgtgtgtgtgtgtgtgtgtttaattgtttctaactctttgagaatttccaACAACATATTGTAATCCTATTCCTACTCCCATTCTACCCCAAACCCTCCCTGACCCTTATATCCATATATAAATGTAGCTCTCACTCCTCATTAGAAAGTTTCTTTTTGCTGCAAATggccattatagaaaaccacaactagTCCAAGCACAGAGAACAATTGCCTATGGGGTGCTTCCAACTGATCCATTTACAACACAATCCATACGAGGGAGACtcggggtgggggggaagcaaaaatattttaggaGCCAGTAGACCTGGACGTCTGCTTCAAGATTGTATCTTCTTTATTAAAGGTTAAAAAGTCTGTTTTTCACTCTTCCCCTTCAAAGGGTTTCCCTctttaaagaaggaggaggaggaggaggaggaggaggaggaggaNNNNNNNNNNNNNNNNNNNNNNNNNNNNNNNNNNNNNNNNNNNNNNNNNNNNNNNNNNNNNNNNNNNNNNNNNNNNNNNNNNNNNNNNNNNNNNNNNNNNNNNNNNNNNNNNNNNNNNNNNNNNNNNNNNNNNNNNNNNNNNNNNggaggaggaggaagaggaggaaagaaaagaaaagaaaagaaaagaaaagaaaagaaaagaaaagaaaagaaaagaaaagaaaagaaaagaaaagaaaagttcaaagaGCTTTGAAAAGCTATTCAAGGAAAATCTACCATAAATGATCAAAAAAATTGAGGAAATAGCAGAGGTTCAATTTGATTATAAAGTATGCTGGTAAGGCTGGGCTTAACAGGTTTTAATAAAAGAAGTGTACAAGATCAAAGAAGATGATACtccatggagaagaaaaaaaaaaaaaacgaggcaAAGAAGCACTGAAAACATAAATGATGCCCAgaaaatttttgaagaaaaagcACAGCGAGAGATGCACAGGCCTGGAAGCTTATCTGAACTACAGTGCAGACAGCTCCTCAGCTAAGGCCAGGTATAGACAACTGTGGGATACACTGGCATCAGACACAGGCAAAGCCACCAGAGAAGTGTGCACAAGGATCTGTAATTGGTTGAGTGATCCCGAGTGAATCATTTTTCCTCAGTTCTAGACTGGAAATAATAACTGTAATGTGAGTAACGGCTATAGAGAGGATTAAATGTtagaatacacataaaattcaCTGTTAAACCTGGCAGAAACCAATTTAACATTATGAGGAAAATTCAGGAGAGGGAATAACTCCAGAATCCCTGTCCAGACTTTAAACTCCCATgaacacttatttttattatgtatgtatgtatgtgtgtgtgtgtatgtctgtgtggaggtgtgtgcAGATGAGTGTGGTGCTGCAGGGGTCTGAAGAGGATACCAGCAATCATAGAGAAGCAGTGACAGATGTAACTGCCCCAcggggtgctgagaatggaactcaagTCTCTGTAAGAGTGCTAAGTGCTCTCAATCCCTGAGACACCTTTCCAGCCCCTCTAAGTAAggttaaattaaacaaaacaaaaatggattcCTGAATAATACAAGTAATATTGAAgaatttatttatcatatttgaagaaataaaaatactgtttaaaatggTACACCTCAATTCATCTATGATATCACTGGCGAACAGGAAACAAGACTCCACACAACCCTCATCTATGAAGTACACAAAAATTTGATTCTGATTTCCCAAGGAACTCTTATTCCTGGAGTTTCAGTAAACTGATACAAAATCTGGTTTTGATATATAgaatactattttattatttattttaaacctttcttacatatttaaaaaatatacagggGTTCAGAACAACCTTAATAAAGTGACAACATTTCTTTAACAGACTGCTTAAATCAAAACACCAGGGTGCAGACATGGTGGGCTTCTGTGTCAGAGTCATAGGCACGCTTCATTAAATACTTTTCATAAAAGACAAAAGTCTGAAGAAAACTCCTCAGCAGTGTGGTAGAAAGTATCAAACCTCTTCCAGTCAAGAGTTTAGGGTAAAAACACAAGCTGCTCTGCTCACATCCACTTTACTATGGCTGAACCTCAACACCTAACTTATTATTACACTCAGGTAGCACACTAAAAAATAACTTCATCTCTGCATTTGAAAACagaccattagaaaacaaaatactgaCATACCTAACTACTTATTATAATTATACTACATTCCCAGCAACTGTAAGAATGCAGCTTCATCTAATACAAATATCTGAATAACAATGACACAAAAGTATTTTCACTTTAAAGGTAGACCATATATGTTTTCCAATGTTGACACCTTAAACAACATTGATATCTGAATTGTGCTAAGAAAACATCAGGCACAGATCATGTAATATAACAtattttttgtaaaaaatatagaatatccAAATACATACACCACAAATGAATAATGAACGTGAGAGTGACCTGCCACAGACCTAGGATATCACTGCTGTGTCAGGCTCCTTCTGAAGGGATCCTGGGCAGCACGAAGAGTAATGTATCATCACTGGTGAGGGATCTGCATCTGCATTAGTACTATTGTGGGCTttatagagaaaattaaaaagaaaattcatcatAGCCAAGAGGACTTTACCTTAGGCACCCAAACTAACTTCAAAGGAAAGCtggtaaaaatgttttcaaaatccaCGGAAGTATTAAATACAACCTCCCAGCTGCGAGATTGCTTTGTTTGAAAAATAGCTTGTTTAGCCTCTTGACTGCCTCATACAGAGGATTCTTTCATCAGCTAAGACACTTCTAGAATGTGTCCCACAGGGTTGGAGACAAACTGAAAGAGCAATAGCAGGCgctgagagaagggagaggaaagcatATGGCCTTCTACACAGCAGAAAAGATACTGCTCCGTTCTGTTCGTAGTAGAAATCTGGGCTATGGAGATGATGACAAGAACATAGGCACAGGGGTTGTATGACAAATAACAAACAGTAACACTGTGCATCCTCTCTAAAGGCAACACAACTCATGTAGACGGACAAGGCGACACTTGGCCATGGATACATACCAGCACTTCTCATAAAGGGGAGTTAACAAACAGTAACTCCCACAAGTCTAAGGAGTAAGAACAGAGAATAAGACTAgatagaagacagacacacaggcagagaggacacagagagagataccaAGCGGTCTGCTCCTATTTTGTAGACTTGAAGTTCCTCTTCTATCatcagtgctgaggatcaaacacTGAACATATATTCACAAGCTGTAATTCTCttataaaattattcttcaaacatcctttcccattctttttGACTtgcacaaaaggaaataaaaaagatctTTAATCTCATTCTTCACTTCATGGTCAACTATtcacataaatatttctttagggCAAATTTCCAAATGAATCAAGAATACAATCCAAAACCACTGTCATATTACATTTGATTTACTATGTAATTCTCTTCAAATAGAGCAGGAATTTGCCCGTCTCCTAGGTTTAGGATCTTGTGCTTCCTgatccttcacacacacacaagatgtgcACATTGTTTCAGAAAGCCTTCGGAGGCCAAGGCGGAAAACACTGTTGGAGAGGCTGTATATTACACAGTTACAAAAACTATTGCTGATCGCAAGCCAGGTGGTTAAGAAGGACAGTGTGGGATTGTCCAAGACACGAGAACTTTCTAGAAGAAAGTAAATAATATACGGAAGCCACAGCATGTAAAACACGCTAGTTATCCTAAATAAAACCATGGCGTAGCGACGGTCAGGGCTGTGTCCTGCTTCCCTAGAGGCCTCTACCTCATGGCTAGGGAATCGAGCTCTCCGGTCATTTATCTCTTTGGTGTGCTGCCGGCaaattttgaaaatgtgaaagTAAGTGAAGCAGACAACCAAGGCAGCAGGAGcataaagtaaacaaacaataaagcaaGTAAAATAGGCACTGGTAAGCCAAGATGTGGCACACCATTCAAAAATGTCACCATGGTAACCAGGTTTGCCCCAGCCAAAAAATGAAGGCAAGAAAATTAGGCAGGAGTAAATCCAAATCATAATAATGCAAATTCTCAGGCGACAAGGAGTGACCAGTTGATTGTAGGATAGAGGCTTGGTTATTGCAAGATATCGATCCACACTGATGCAAGCAAGACACGCCATAGACACGCTTTTTAGAACTGAAATAATATATCCAAACACCTGGCAAGTCAGTGACTCATGGACACCTGTAGAGTAATGAAGAAGGGACAGAGTAGGAACCAAGCAGGTAACTCCAACGAGGAGGTCAGCGTATGCCATGGTCTGTATAAAGTAGCTGGTAGTATAGTGGTGTAACAGTGGAGCACAGTGAAAGACAAAGATGACTGTTAAATTCCCAGAGATGATCAGAAATGTCAGCAAGACAATGACAACTGTCTCAAAGATGCAGACATCCTCCACACTGTAGTGACCAAATCCAAGAGGGCAGGAGTGGTGCTCAGACACATTCACAATGCTACTGCTCATGTTCAGGATCTTCCATTCAGTCCACCTGGATTCATTCATGGCTTGAAATTAAGGGAATTTGCAGCTTTGGCTCCAACAAGCAGGTGCCCGGGCCAGCATCTGTTAAACTCTGCAAACCAGTGTCTCAGAACCTGCTTCAGTAGAAAGTGCCAGTGCCTGTATTACAGCTGAGCATCCCACAGTGTGCTCAGGTCTCTTCATCAGCCTTAGTTCACCAGTGACACATCTCAGCTTTGGGGGATAAGGGAGGAGGGTGAGCTAGAAAGGTGAAAAGAGGTCTCTGGTTAGCTCCCTCCCATGCTTGCAAGCAACTTTTGCAGATACAGGCACTTCTACAGAAAATAGATTTATTAGCTAGtactatgaaaatttaaatttgtaaaaaaaaaaaatcaggggaaGAAATGTTTCTCTTAAGAGAAAGTTTCTTAGAAATCAATTAAAATGAGCAATGAAAGAAACATTCCTAAATTGTCTGAGATCTCTTGCTTCTACTGTGATGAGCTGTGATGAAAACCactcatattttataatttaaataattaagatCTTTGTTTTAGATGGAAAGCCAAGAAAAAGTTCATATGACAGAGTGTCCTTGGTCTCAGAGGTTCACATCTGATGTGGATGGAAAACTTTAGGAGCCAtttctcttacatttttaaaaaggtaagaaCAACAATTCTGTCAAGTCTAATTTCAAAAGATTCATTTGTGTGGATACAATGAAATACACTGGCAGTAAAAGTCAGGCTCCAGATTTCTATAtaatgtttatgaaaataaaaggtaATTTCCAGTGGGGAATATATTACACAATGAAATAGTGAGATAACACCTAAAACTAAAAAATAGGGGAAACTTCTGAAGTCCTGATTCTGTATTCgttctttaaacatttatatgaAAACAGCTTTATACCACCCCAGTTGCTGGTGCTGCTAAGAGCACTGTAATTTATATCtcttctatttcaaaataaaatcttgggTATTAACTTCAGCATCTATAACTGAAAATAACTTTCATTATTTAATATGATATTTCCTTATAGAAAAGCACAATAAAGTGTATAGCTTGAAGTAATTCCTCACACTTGCAACAATGCTCAAATCTCATAAATATAGATGAAATTTAGACCATAATGGAATCCTCCCTGCACACTGAGTACATCTCACTAGAGATGCTGCTGGTATCTGTTTCTAAAGTCTTTCTAGTAGGCTTCATATTCCAATTTGTTAGACCTTTCTTATTTCCATTCGATAACTAACACATTCTATCATTACTtcaactaaatattttttttcaactaaaTATTTGAAAGTGGAAAATTACCTTGTTTATTATAGTTGCAGTTATTAACAGCCATATGTTAAGAAAATATCGTGTCTATTCCTGTATTCTATTTTAAGCAAAAGCACAATTAAAACAGGGCCATCAGGTAGTTTGTGAAATAGTCTTGTTTTAAAATACCTCAAAACATCAAGATGGATTTACGTCCTGGACTTTGACATACTGCGGTTGTGGCAGGGCAGAATCCATCCGAAAGGCTTCCAAGGTCAGTCTGGCACCGTGTTATTTGTCAAAGTCTTTTTCCCAAGTATAAACAATTCAGGGAGTCTCTTGTCACTCTTTCTTGTCACAGCTTTTGAAGAACTAGCATGCACTAGAAATGAAAACCTTTCCTTCAGGTCCAATGTAGCAGCTTAATAGAAAGCATTCTTCTCAAAGTTATTGTCTCGTGCAGCAGCAACACATCATCCGGGCAAGTCCTTTTCTGTCAGCCACGGGATATTCCTCCTTGCACATGCTGAGTTTCACTTATCAGAAAACAGTTCTCGTTATAGGAATAAGGTGATGTTTCTCATGTACATTCACTCTGATAAGCTGTGAGACTGGGTTGCTAGATTCACAAGTCCGATTTACTGTGATGCAGCTATCGGGAAGCTGCCGGGAGATTCTTTACAGTTTCTCAGTCTTGCTGCCTCCACCTGAGCCactgtctgctgctgctgctgctgctcctcctcctcctcctcctcctcctcctcctcctgagctgATGGAGAACTCACCATCAGAAAGGTGACTCGGTCCTCCTGCCCCAATCTACAGCACAGCCAATGGCTACTGCAGCTGAAACTGTCACTAGGTAACAGTTGCCAGGCACATGCAGGCTTATAGACTTACTCTGCAATCTCGAATCAAAACTGACAAAAGAAGACAGTGAAACTGACCAATCCTCATAATATACAAACGGTACTTAAGGACTTGTGGAGGCATTCCCCTTAAAGCATTTGCAGAAATTATTTCTTATGGATAGTACTAGGGAAACAAAACCGGCATATCCCTTTAAACCTTGTAGAGAAACCACCACAAGGTACTATGACATTAAAAGTCAGCAGTAATGTAATACTCTTTGGTACAAAAACCATGAATTGTTAAAAATCATTTAAGTCTCCCATGAACTAAATGATATAACTACTGTTTTTTCACTATAAAATGAACAGTAATATTTTGATTAAAAGTCAGCTAATGGTCTCTTCAGTACCTGCCACACCCACATGAGTGTGCTGAGCTTAGCACTAGGACCTGAACAGCAGATCACCAGGACTGGACCATGACAGTGAAACCTGTCTGAAGAAATACCTGGCTCAAATatgatctcagaagacagagagcatCAGAATAAACAGAAACACTTAGTCTATATGTATCTTACTACACTAAACATGTCAGAGCTAAAGAAATTCATCCCACAGTGcttgaaatacatatatttacGTTAGTAGAACAAAGTAAATATTTGCTCAAGTATTtcacatatattaaaacattttgatTTAAGTTTACATgctacattcatttattttaagccTCTTTCTCATCAttcaatacattaaaaaaaaaaaaaaccttccaaacaAATTATACAATTGTTATAGGATTAAAacaaatcaggaaaataaaaatacaaatggaagGCAATACTTGTTAAAAACATGTCCTATATGCCAAAATGTTTGCAATGGGCTTTTACACTTTGTTTTTATAGAATTGTTATATCTCAagcctgagatggctcagcaggtaaaagtcaCTTGTCACGAACCACTGTGACACCCCACCATGACGTTGTGGAAGGACAGAGCAGATTCCCACAGGTTTTCCACTGGCAGTCACATGTGCACCCTAGCACAAGCATGCCAATGGGAGCTAGAGGgtacctctccctcccctttccctcccctctccctccctccttcccctccttctcatttttcttatccttctcttccctctctcttccttctctctcttcccccatttAATAAgttaatacatataataaattgtAAAAGAGTGAATCTCTATGCAACAAGTACAGTAACTGCTCCACAAATGGGCAAAGAGAGAACTTGAGGAGGAAGCATGGCTTGACTCCAACGACACTTAAGACACTGATACTAGAAATGGTTAGAATTGTCATTTCTAACACTGTATCACTAAATCACATCCTCTTCTTTCTACTAATGGCTGCCATTCAGAAACTATGTTAGAAAGCTCTCTGCAGGTTTTGTAAAATGGTTTATAAAACATAGAAAGCCTATTCTGTCCCCCATATTAAATTGTCTTTCTGAAAGactgtgttattttaaaaatcttcatgggtggaataaaatacagaaagataGTACACATCTCAACAGAAATATTTATGAGACAAGTTAGAATAGTAAATCTTAAGTTTTAGTTTTGGAAAGTAAATATGTGTAATGCAGATGTTACAAAGTATTATTTTACAGGGAAACATTGTACttaaacagtcaccaaacacagacactattgcatatgccagaaagattttgctgaaaggaccctgatatagctgcctcttgtgaggctatgccagtgcctggcaaatacagaagtggatgctcatagccatctattggatggaacacagggcccccaatggaggagctagagtacccaaggaactgaaggggtctgcaacactataggaggaacaacaatatgaactaaccagtacacccacagagctcctgtctctagctgcatatatagcagaagatggcctagtcggtcatcattgggaagtgaggccccttggtcttgcaaactttatatgccccagtataggggaacaccagggccaagaaatgcgagtgggtggataggggagcaaggcagggggaggagggcttaggggactttcaggatagcatttgaaatgtaaatgaaggaaatatctaataaaaaattgaaaaaaaaaaaaaaaaaaaactcttgtctCCATTTAGCTGTCTAGTTTCGTTTTCCTTCTAGGTA encodes the following:
- the Gpr52 gene encoding G-protein coupled receptor 52; this translates as MNESRWTEWKILNMSSSIVNVSEHHSCPLGFGHYSVEDVCIFETVVIVLLTFLIISGNLTVIFVFHCAPLLHHYTTSYFIQTMAYADLLVGVTCLVPTLSLLHYSTGVHESLTCQVFGYIISVLKSVSMACLACISVDRYLAITKPLSYNQLVTPCRLRICIIMIWIYSCLIFLPSFFGWGKPGYHGDIFEWCATSWLTSAYFTCFIVCLLYAPAALVVCFTYFHIFKICRQHTKEINDRRARFPSHEVEASREAGHSPDRRYAMVLFRITSVFYMLWLPYIIYFLLESSRVLDNPTLSFLTTWLAISNSFCNCVIYSLSNSVFRLGLRRLSETMCTSCVCVKDQEAQDPKPRRRANSCSI